In Syntrophus gentianae, the following proteins share a genomic window:
- a CDS encoding AlbA family DNA-binding domain-containing protein, whose amino-acid sequence MVKDEMKREDLLARIALGEDSSRQFKITVKNIDSLASEMAAFANSEGGTILIGVSDDGSTPGLSREDIVRINQLISNAASQHVRSPLTVQTENIQLPNGRLIIVLTHL is encoded by the coding sequence ATGGTGAAGGATGAAATGAAGCGTGAAGACCTCCTTGCCCGCATAGCCCTGGGAGAAGACAGCTCCCGTCAGTTCAAGATCACGGTGAAGAATATCGATTCCCTTGCTTCGGAGATGGCGGCTTTTGCCAATTCGGAAGGCGGGACGATTCTCATCGGCGTGTCGGACGACGGTTCCACACCCGGTCTTTCGCGTGAGGATATTGTTCGGATCAACCAACTCATCAGCAATGCGGCCAGCCAACACGTGCGAAGCCCACTTACCGTTCAAACGGAAAATATCCAGCTTCCCAATGGGCGACTCATCATTGTGTTAACCCATCTTTAA